The nucleotide window AAGGTAACATCCCGGCATTTTACAGAGAGCTTTtagatcaaataaaattaagatttgATTTCTCCAGGAAGGATTTagaacttttaaaattaataacacCTGAGGAGGTGATGTCAGCAAATGAcaataatattttagatttaGTTTTGGAATATTCAGACTTATTTGAATGTGACTgtgataaattaaattaagtaatcaCAATTTGAATTGTAATTTGGATATAGACTTATTTTGGGAGAAAGTCTCTTCCATGAAAGATGGACCAGATCTAAGTGgctttgtatttaatttattgtcaTTGCCTCACAGTTCTGCAGTGGCAGAGAGAAAATTCTCTtctcttaaattaattaaaaccagCATTAGAAATAAGTTGGAAGTAAGTATTTTACATGCGATAATGATCTGTAAAGAACTAACGAATAGAAATATTGTTTggtcagcaaaaaaaaaagagtttccATGAAAGATGGAGTGGGCGACGTAAAATTTCCAGATCTCAGTGgctttgtatttaatttattgtgatTCTCTtctcttaaattaattaaaaccagCATTAGAAATAAGTTGGAAGTAAGTACTTTACATGCGATAATGACCTGTAAATAACTAacgaatagaaatattttttggtcagcaaaaaaagattttcattatttttacaactttgtCAATTAAACAcaagaattgtttttttttattatttttataataacaatgatatttaattatataatatttgacaCCAAATGTGTTCCTTTAAgtttaatacaataatttttaaatacataaaaaacaatGTTAACATAAAGTGGTTATTTGTTTtgagttaaataaaattatatgaataaagaaattctataaaataactgtcttttacaatttttaggtGTAAAAAATGTATGGCTACATTAAGTTTCGGTTTGCTACACTTTTGGATAC belongs to Bactrocera dorsalis isolate Fly_Bdor chromosome 1, ASM2337382v1, whole genome shotgun sequence and includes:
- the LOC115065906 gene encoding uncharacterized protein LOC115065906 yields the protein KSYFLFLSYALPLINNLNKEFQSEKSRLPYLYSSMKSYFLFILNNFIAKNKVLHVNINYKSTCNHIELPKIFIGTKAEVLLKKRQQLMKKLSNHNLNCNLDIDLFWEKVSSMKDGPDLSGFVFNLLSLPHSSAVAERKFSSLKLIKTSIRNKLEVSILHAIMICKELTNRNIVWSAKKKEFP